One genomic segment of Hydrocarboniclastica marina includes these proteins:
- a CDS encoding transporter substrate-binding domain-containing protein: protein MKKMMVMLLCALAMAASSVHAQDGDKIRIAFDVPYEPFEFRTPDGELTGFEVDLARAVCEELKADCEFVVQAWDGIIPGLQARKYDAIMSSMSITEDRAKVVLFSEPYYNTPSAWFAPEDSTIDSVDKEALKDKVIGVQRGTTQDAYVSDNFGSVADIKRYTTSDDLVLDMEGQRLDLVFLDYPVGEETLLKKDGYKTVGEEVKLGEGMGVAFRKRDKDLAERFNKALEKLKNDGTYDEIMKKYFDYSIKV from the coding sequence ATGAAAAAAATGATGGTCATGCTTCTGTGCGCTTTGGCGATGGCGGCAAGTAGTGTTCATGCACAAGACGGCGATAAAATTCGCATTGCTTTCGACGTTCCCTACGAGCCCTTCGAGTTTCGTACTCCGGATGGCGAGCTTACCGGGTTTGAGGTAGATCTGGCCCGGGCGGTGTGTGAAGAACTCAAGGCCGATTGCGAGTTTGTGGTGCAAGCCTGGGATGGGATCATTCCTGGCCTTCAGGCACGCAAATACGATGCGATCATGTCGTCCATGTCGATTACCGAGGACCGTGCGAAAGTAGTGCTCTTCTCTGAGCCATACTACAACACGCCCTCCGCCTGGTTCGCGCCGGAAGACTCGACTATTGACTCTGTTGATAAGGAAGCGCTGAAAGACAAAGTTATTGGGGTCCAGCGCGGCACGACCCAGGACGCCTACGTCAGCGATAACTTTGGCTCGGTTGCGGACATCAAGCGCTACACCACGTCGGATGATCTCGTCCTGGACATGGAAGGTCAGCGCCTGGACCTGGTCTTCCTGGACTACCCCGTAGGGGAAGAGACCCTGCTGAAGAAAGACGGCTACAAAACGGTCGGAGAGGAAGTGAAGCTGGGCGAAGGCATGGGAGTGGCTTTTCGCAAGCGTGACAAAGACCTGGCTGAGCGCTTCAACAAAGCGCTGGAAAAGCTGAAGAACGACGGCACTTACGACGAGATCATGAAAAAGTATTTCGACTACAGTATCAAAGTCTGA
- a CDS encoding oxidative damage protection protein, producing MSRTVFCRKYQKEMDGLDFPPLPGAMGQDIFENVSKQAWEEWQHHQTMLINEKHLNMMDPEARKYLLTQMKHFLSNESYDSAEGYTPPTNDNPE from the coding sequence ATGAGCCGTACCGTATTTTGCCGCAAGTATCAGAAAGAGATGGATGGCCTGGACTTCCCGCCCCTGCCCGGAGCCATGGGTCAGGACATTTTTGAAAACGTGTCGAAGCAGGCCTGGGAGGAGTGGCAGCACCACCAGACTATGCTGATCAACGAAAAACACCTGAACATGATGGACCCTGAGGCCCGCAAGTACTTGCTGACGCAGATGAAGCACTTCCTCAGCAACGAAAGCTACGATAGTGCCGAGGGCTACACGCCACCGACCAACGATAACCCTGAGTAA
- a CDS encoding EAL domain-containing protein gives MSTSSDKSAGSNSSSPLDYEALFRQSSTPSLVMTPDLIIVDANDAYLRVTSRKLVELVDLPLFEAFPLHIPEAGTIRDSLYRVRSNKVPETVAAVHYPIARDPAIDQAYEDRYWSATHVPVLDDRGEVVLLMQNVFDVTEMQTRENEKLAPGTADDVTDTPLAGVLFRHARLAQGANSALHAERHYLRTLFEQAPGFVAILKGPEHIFELTNKAYRQLIGREAVGMKVREALPDLADQKFFSLLDHVYQSREPYVGRAEHIIIHPPGEDEPRSIYVDFIFQAITDEDNTVSGIFVSGHDVTESYKLEKELGYLAAHDDLTGLLNRREFKEKLGQAIRIAQDTRASYVLLHLDLDQFKVVNDTCGHAAGDELLRRCSDLLSEGLPVDATLARLGSDEFGVLLADFSIQRGAALAESLRERLSDVEFCWGSLRFGLGVSVGVVGFDGAGFTLKEILSTAASACYLAKEKGRNRIHVYDSGDAELIERRQEMDWLGRLRSALQENRLLLYGQRISLLGGAGHEPEWVEVLVRLEDVDGTLVQPMSFLPAAERYNLSPQIDRYMVRAVIAYVANQKDAAEKHFYSINLSGLTLNDPNFVDFAGAQAAQFGINPASICFEITETAAVANLTNAARMMTELKALGFMFALDDFGSGMSSFAYLKTLPVDFLKIDGRFVRDIVDDPIDCAMVDATARIARVMGIKTVAEYAETEAVLSRLAEIGVDYAQGFIIHRPEPLLALDANR, from the coding sequence ATGAGTACCAGTAGCGATAAATCCGCGGGCTCCAACTCAAGCTCCCCGCTTGACTACGAGGCCCTGTTCCGTCAGTCATCCACTCCGTCGCTTGTCATGACTCCGGACCTGATCATCGTTGACGCCAATGATGCCTATCTCCGGGTCACGAGCAGAAAACTGGTGGAACTTGTCGATCTACCCCTGTTTGAAGCCTTCCCCCTGCATATCCCCGAAGCGGGCACCATTCGCGACTCCCTCTATCGGGTCAGGTCGAACAAAGTGCCAGAGACCGTGGCTGCGGTTCATTATCCTATTGCCCGGGATCCGGCCATAGACCAGGCCTATGAGGACCGCTACTGGAGCGCCACCCATGTGCCGGTGCTTGATGATCGCGGTGAAGTGGTCCTGCTCATGCAAAACGTGTTCGACGTGACGGAAATGCAGACCCGGGAAAATGAAAAGCTTGCCCCGGGCACTGCTGACGATGTCACGGATACACCACTTGCAGGCGTGCTTTTCCGTCATGCGCGCCTGGCCCAGGGTGCAAATTCGGCGCTGCACGCAGAACGTCACTATTTACGAACGCTGTTCGAACAGGCGCCGGGATTTGTCGCTATTCTCAAAGGGCCGGAACACATCTTCGAGCTGACTAACAAAGCCTATCGACAATTGATAGGCCGCGAAGCCGTTGGTATGAAAGTGCGCGAGGCCTTGCCTGATCTGGCGGACCAGAAATTCTTCAGCCTATTGGACCATGTCTACCAGAGCCGTGAGCCCTATGTAGGCCGGGCGGAACACATCATTATCCATCCTCCCGGAGAGGATGAGCCCCGTTCCATATATGTGGACTTTATCTTTCAGGCCATCACCGATGAAGACAACACTGTAAGCGGTATATTCGTCTCAGGCCATGATGTGACCGAATCGTACAAGCTTGAAAAGGAGCTCGGTTACCTGGCCGCCCATGATGACTTGACGGGACTACTGAACCGCCGGGAGTTCAAGGAGAAGCTTGGGCAGGCCATCAGGATCGCCCAGGACACGAGAGCTTCTTACGTCCTGCTCCACCTCGACCTTGATCAGTTCAAAGTGGTCAATGATACGTGCGGGCACGCCGCTGGGGATGAGTTGCTCCGGCGCTGCAGCGATCTCTTGTCAGAAGGTTTGCCTGTAGATGCAACACTGGCGCGTCTTGGCAGTGATGAATTCGGCGTCCTGCTGGCGGACTTTTCAATCCAGCGGGGTGCGGCATTGGCCGAGTCTTTGCGAGAGCGTCTGTCTGACGTTGAGTTCTGTTGGGGCAGTTTACGTTTCGGTCTAGGCGTCAGCGTAGGTGTCGTCGGCTTTGACGGTGCCGGGTTTACCCTCAAGGAAATCCTCAGCACAGCCGCTTCGGCCTGTTACCTGGCCAAGGAAAAGGGCCGCAACCGGATCCACGTCTATGATTCAGGCGATGCAGAGCTGATCGAGCGCCGGCAGGAAATGGACTGGCTCGGTCGCCTGCGAAGCGCCCTTCAGGAGAATCGGCTGCTACTTTACGGCCAGCGTATCAGTCTGCTCGGGGGGGCCGGGCACGAGCCCGAATGGGTAGAGGTTCTGGTCCGTCTGGAAGACGTCGACGGCACCCTGGTTCAGCCAATGTCCTTCCTGCCAGCGGCAGAGCGCTATAACCTGTCGCCGCAGATTGATCGCTACATGGTGCGCGCGGTCATAGCCTATGTTGCAAATCAGAAGGACGCTGCGGAAAAGCACTTTTATTCGATTAACCTGTCAGGGCTGACGCTGAATGACCCGAATTTCGTTGATTTCGCCGGTGCACAGGCTGCGCAGTTCGGGATAAACCCCGCTTCGATCTGTTTCGAGATAACCGAAACCGCGGCCGTCGCCAATCTGACCAACGCGGCCCGCATGATGACGGAGCTCAAGGCTCTCGGGTTCATGTTCGCGCTCGACGACTTCGGCAGCGGGATGTCATCTTTCGCCTATTTGAAGACCCTGCCGGTGGATTTCCTCAAGATCGATGGCCGCTTTGTGCGTGACATTGTCGATGATCCGATAGACTGCGCCATGGTCGACGCCACCGCGCGCATTGCCAGGGTAATGGGTATAAAAACAGTGGCGGAGTATGCTGAAACTGAAGCAGTGCTCAGCCGGCTAGCTGAAATTGGCGTCGACTATGCGCAGGGTTTTATCATCCATCGCCCCGAGCCTTTGCTCGCGCTTGACGCAAACCGCTAA
- a CDS encoding NYN domain-containing protein, giving the protein MDTNYKIGLLIDCDNVSHQSIEGVLQELAKFGAVNVRHAHGNWNGPQLGGWIEKLHSNAIRPIQQFAYTAGKNATDASMIIDAMDLLYSGNVDAFALMTSDSDFTPLAMRILEAGLPVFGFGALKTPMPFVNACSQFIYTENLSGASEEQTTVNNAGDLKPAATSRWDKNKLRGDSLLVRTLRTAVEQTADDDGWAHLARVGQYISNNSSFSPVNYGYKKLSDLLRASKLFEIDERDKGTLYIKSPG; this is encoded by the coding sequence ATGGACACTAACTACAAGATTGGACTCCTGATCGACTGCGACAATGTCAGCCATCAGTCTATTGAAGGGGTGCTGCAAGAGCTCGCGAAATTTGGGGCGGTAAACGTACGCCATGCTCACGGCAACTGGAACGGTCCGCAATTGGGTGGCTGGATCGAGAAGCTGCACAGCAATGCTATACGGCCGATCCAGCAGTTTGCCTATACAGCGGGCAAGAACGCCACCGATGCGTCCATGATCATTGATGCCATGGATCTGCTATACAGCGGCAACGTCGATGCGTTTGCGCTGATGACCAGCGACAGCGACTTTACGCCCCTGGCTATGCGAATTCTTGAGGCCGGGCTGCCTGTGTTCGGCTTTGGCGCGCTTAAAACACCGATGCCTTTCGTAAACGCGTGCTCGCAGTTCATTTACACGGAAAACCTCAGCGGCGCGAGCGAGGAACAGACCACCGTCAATAACGCTGGTGACCTAAAGCCTGCCGCGACATCCCGGTGGGACAAGAATAAGCTTCGTGGGGACTCCCTGCTGGTTCGGACGCTACGTACAGCTGTCGAGCAGACTGCCGATGATGACGGTTGGGCACATCTGGCCCGAGTGGGTCAGTACATTTCCAACAACAGCTCATTCTCGCCGGTGAACTACGGCTATAAAAAGCTCAGTGACCTGCTCCGTGCCAGTAAGCTGTTCGAGATCGACGAGAGAGATAAAGGCACTCTCTACATCAAGAGCCCCGGGTGA
- the mutY gene encoding A/G-specific adenine glycosylase, whose amino-acid sequence MNSYAERLLDWYDRNGRKALPWHRNRNAYRVWLSEIMLQQTQVATVIPYFERFTSRFPDVNALAQAPLDDVLQHWAGLGYYARARNLHRAAKLVAERHHGVFPDTLEALVDLPGIGRSTGGAILAQAYGKPAAILDGNVKRVLARYHAVEGWPGRSDVLNRLWRHAEEKTPRDVTAERMQAFTQASMDLGALVCTRRRPACLDCPHLGFCEAQLKGNPHDYPAPKPKKVMPEKAVWLLWLENSKGRLLLERRPPTGIWGGMWSLPEADADLDADDLPGYCQQTLGLSCGTPERLASFRHTFSHYHLDVQPVRLAVTSTTAVADTDNRDWLLPSDAVARGLPAPIRKVLMEPGLCLEA is encoded by the coding sequence ATGAACTCCTATGCGGAGCGCTTGCTTGACTGGTATGACCGCAACGGACGCAAGGCACTGCCCTGGCATAGAAACCGCAACGCCTACCGGGTCTGGCTATCGGAGATCATGCTCCAGCAGACCCAGGTGGCCACGGTTATACCTTACTTCGAGCGATTTACGAGCCGCTTTCCGGATGTCAACGCGTTGGCTCAGGCGCCACTTGACGATGTGCTCCAGCACTGGGCGGGACTCGGCTATTACGCCCGGGCCCGCAACCTCCACCGCGCAGCCAAGCTGGTTGCGGAGCGCCACCATGGGGTCTTTCCGGACACACTGGAGGCACTGGTCGATCTGCCGGGCATTGGCCGGTCGACCGGCGGCGCAATCCTGGCACAGGCTTACGGCAAGCCCGCCGCTATCCTCGACGGTAACGTCAAACGCGTGCTGGCCCGCTACCACGCTGTGGAAGGCTGGCCAGGGCGCAGCGACGTGCTGAACAGACTGTGGCGTCACGCAGAAGAGAAGACGCCTCGCGACGTTACCGCCGAGCGGATGCAGGCCTTCACCCAGGCGAGTATGGATCTTGGGGCACTGGTCTGCACCCGCCGGCGTCCTGCATGCCTGGATTGCCCGCATTTGGGCTTCTGCGAGGCACAACTGAAGGGCAACCCCCACGATTACCCCGCCCCGAAGCCGAAAAAGGTTATGCCCGAGAAAGCGGTCTGGTTACTCTGGCTGGAAAACAGCAAAGGACGTTTGCTGCTTGAACGGCGCCCGCCAACCGGAATCTGGGGCGGTATGTGGAGCTTACCTGAAGCAGATGCCGACCTGGACGCAGATGACCTTCCGGGCTATTGCCAGCAGACGCTGGGGCTATCCTGTGGAACGCCCGAGAGGCTCGCGAGCTTCCGACATACCTTCAGCCATTATCATCTGGACGTTCAGCCGGTGCGCCTCGCTGTAACCAGCACGACCGCCGTGGCCGACACTGACAACCGCGACTGGCTGCTGCCATCAGACGCCGTGGCGCGAGGCCTTCCCGCACCCATCCGCAAGGTCTTGATGGAGCCCGGACTTTGCCTGGAAGCCTAG
- a CDS encoding ABC transporter ATP-binding protein: protein MSAVSPLIVKDLYKKFGDLEVLKGVSLEALKGDVITLIGSSGSGKSTFLRCINLLETPTSGEIIVHGEPVAFRQDRHGNEQPADRRQVERMRSKLAMVFQGFNLWSHMTVLENVIEAPIHVLKVPKKEAIERAEAYLDRVGILDRKHYYPAQLSGGQQQRAAIARALAVEPEVMLFDEPTSALDPELVGEVLRVMRNLAEEGRTMILVTHEMAFCRDVSTKVLFLHQGMIEEQGTPEEVFDNTQSERMKQFLAPTY, encoded by the coding sequence ATGTCCGCCGTTTCACCGCTGATCGTGAAGGACCTGTACAAGAAATTCGGCGACCTGGAAGTGCTCAAGGGTGTTTCCCTGGAGGCACTGAAAGGCGACGTAATCACCCTGATCGGGTCGTCAGGCTCCGGCAAAAGTACCTTCCTGCGCTGTATCAACCTGCTCGAAACGCCTACTTCCGGAGAGATTATCGTCCACGGTGAGCCTGTGGCTTTCCGCCAGGACCGCCATGGTAATGAGCAGCCCGCCGACCGTCGCCAGGTAGAACGCATGCGCAGTAAACTTGCGATGGTCTTCCAGGGTTTTAACCTGTGGTCTCACATGACCGTGCTCGAAAATGTCATAGAAGCGCCTATTCATGTACTCAAGGTGCCCAAAAAAGAAGCCATCGAACGGGCTGAAGCCTACCTCGACCGGGTCGGCATACTCGACCGCAAACATTATTACCCGGCACAACTTTCGGGCGGCCAGCAGCAGCGCGCTGCCATTGCGCGCGCCCTCGCGGTGGAGCCAGAAGTCATGCTGTTCGATGAGCCCACATCGGCCCTGGACCCCGAACTGGTCGGGGAAGTGCTTCGGGTAATGCGGAATCTCGCTGAGGAGGGGCGGACAATGATCCTGGTCACGCATGAAATGGCCTTTTGCCGTGACGTCTCCACCAAGGTATTGTTCTTGCATCAGGGAATGATCGAGGAACAGGGTACGCCGGAAGAGGTTTTTGACAACACGCAGTCGGAGCGCATGAAACAGTTCCTGGCCCCCACCTACTGA